A genomic window from Candidatus Goldiibacteriota bacterium includes:
- a CDS encoding type II and III secretion system protein: MKLNQECKVIVTAIFMCLLGVSVLAAGRSITVKEGGSKVVKTDDVERVEVIKEDVASALIISKKEIIIEGKKEGVSAVNIYGKGGMNTVLINVKKAASSEQMIEVDVQVMEISGMDSSDLGLDWPTLLNGSAGKDGEGQALLLGPLNVAESGAPLLAFGKFSRGNINLFLDFMVKNNYGKILAKPKILTSSGNKAKFLSGGEIPIALVNDNGGADVEWKEYGVSLEIHPEIKKNGHIKAGLKAEVSNLDYANAISLGTGGSVMPALKTRWAETTISVTPEDTIVIAGLIQNEDVMVSSGVPVLSGIPILGELFKNTHKESKKTELVIFVTTRIIDAGEI; the protein is encoded by the coding sequence CTTTATGTGTTTGTTGGGCGTTTCCGTTTTGGCGGCAGGCAGAAGCATCACCGTTAAAGAAGGCGGTTCTAAAGTTGTTAAAACCGATGACGTGGAAAGGGTTGAAGTAATAAAAGAAGATGTGGCATCGGCGCTGATAATTTCAAAAAAAGAGATAATAATTGAAGGGAAAAAAGAAGGCGTAAGCGCTGTAAATATATATGGTAAAGGCGGTATGAATACAGTGTTGATTAACGTTAAAAAAGCCGCTTCTTCGGAACAGATGATAGAGGTTGATGTTCAGGTGATGGAAATAAGCGGAATGGACTCTTCGGACCTTGGATTAGACTGGCCGACTTTATTAAATGGGTCTGCGGGAAAAGACGGTGAAGGGCAGGCGTTATTACTTGGGCCGTTAAATGTGGCGGAAAGCGGGGCTCCGCTTCTGGCGTTTGGAAAATTTTCAAGAGGCAATATAAACCTGTTTCTTGATTTTATGGTTAAAAATAACTATGGGAAGATTCTTGCAAAGCCGAAGATATTGACTTCCAGCGGTAACAAAGCCAAATTTCTTTCCGGCGGAGAAATACCGATTGCGCTTGTTAATGATAATGGAGGCGCGGATGTGGAATGGAAAGAATACGGGGTTTCTCTTGAGATACATCCTGAAATTAAGAAAAATGGCCATATAAAAGCAGGGCTTAAAGCGGAAGTAAGCAATTTAGACTACGCGAATGCCATCAGTTTAGGCACCGGCGGTTCGGTTATGCCGGCGTTAAAAACAAGATGGGCGGAAACCACAATTTCAGTAACTCCGGAAGATACAATTGTGATAGCGGGGCTTATACAGAACGAAGATGTGATGGTTTCCAGCGGCGTTCCTGTATTATCAGGAATTCCAATATTGGGTGAATTATTTAAAAATACCCATAAAGAGAGCAAGAAGACAGAACTTGTTATTTTTGTAACGACAAGAATAATTGACGCAGGTGAAATTTAA